A genomic window from Nocardioides sp. BP30 includes:
- the meaB gene encoding methylmalonyl Co-A mutase-associated GTPase MeaB: MPADRVRDLLDGIREGRRAAVSRAITLVESTKPAHREQARELLTRLAESDHSTRGSGPLGVVRVGISGVPGVGKSTFIESLGTLLTGQGHRVGVLAVDPSSVRTGGSVLGDKTRMARLAVDPNAFIRPSPSAGTLGGVARATVQAMTVLEASGYDVVLVETVGVGQSEVTVAGMVDTFLFLTIANTGDQLQGIKKGILEITDVVAVNKADPADEARARQARAAARELSGALRLVRGRGEWVPPVVTASGLTGHDVDGVWDQVMAHRDHLGEEGLRHKRAQQQLEFTWALVRDELDQRLRHSAGVRAIRREVSEQVLAGELPATVAADRLLAAYDDVSGAPVEPPHVAAE; this comes from the coding sequence ATGCCTGCCGACCGCGTGCGCGACCTCCTCGACGGGATCCGGGAGGGCCGCCGGGCGGCCGTCTCGCGGGCGATCACCCTGGTGGAGTCCACCAAGCCCGCCCACCGCGAGCAGGCGCGCGAGCTGTTGACCCGGCTCGCCGAAAGTGACCACTCGACCCGCGGAAGTGGACCTCTCGGCGTGGTGCGGGTCGGGATCTCGGGGGTTCCCGGCGTCGGCAAGTCCACGTTCATCGAGTCGCTCGGGACGCTGCTCACCGGTCAGGGACACCGTGTCGGCGTGCTCGCCGTCGACCCCTCCAGCGTCCGCACCGGCGGCTCCGTCCTGGGCGACAAGACCCGGATGGCCCGGTTGGCCGTGGACCCGAACGCGTTCATCAGGCCCAGCCCGAGCGCCGGCACCCTCGGCGGTGTGGCACGCGCGACGGTCCAGGCGATGACAGTGCTGGAGGCCTCCGGGTACGACGTGGTCCTGGTCGAGACCGTCGGCGTCGGCCAGTCCGAGGTCACCGTCGCGGGGATGGTCGACACCTTCCTCTTCCTCACCATCGCCAACACCGGTGATCAGCTGCAGGGCATCAAGAAGGGCATCCTCGAGATCACCGACGTGGTCGCGGTCAACAAGGCCGATCCGGCCGACGAGGCGCGGGCCCGGCAGGCGCGCGCTGCCGCGCGCGAGCTCTCCGGGGCACTGCGACTGGTCCGGGGTCGTGGCGAGTGGGTGCCGCCGGTGGTGACGGCGTCGGGGCTGACCGGGCACGACGTCGACGGTGTCTGGGACCAGGTGATGGCCCACCGCGACCACCTCGGCGAGGAGGGACTGCGGCACAAGCGCGCCCAGCAGCAGCTCGAGTTCACCTGGGCGCTGGTCCGCGACGAGCTCGACCAGCGGCTGCGGCACTCGGCCGGCGTACGCGCGATCCGTCGAGAGGTGAGCGAGCAGGTGCTCGCGGGGGAGCTGCCGGCGACGGTGGCCGCCGATCGCCTGCTGGCGGCGTACGACGACGTCTCCGGGGCGCCCGTCGAACCCCCGCACGTCGCCGCTGAGTAA
- a CDS encoding glycoside hydrolase domain-containing protein, with product MPRLLRPLIAATTLVTVGGLALTPVAAHAAGPLSAVAATATDPSADATTQVNPFMSTQGDHGQNLPGAEAPHGLAKPNPLTSPKGSAHSGYDYGASKIAGFTLTNLDGVGGSGGGGDLLVVPTYQSYTSRPDTSTYALPFSHTDETATPGYYQVGLQASQGTIDAQLTATVRSGLEKFTFPAAGRTSLVFDLANNFTGRNASDLSVTTLADGRAELSGDVVGNFNGNTYKLYFDSVTDTPVAGVKTWGSAGGALTSATERSGTDTGAVMSFDVSAGQSVQLTTTLSPISVAQAKRDRAAELTGASFDDVEQATHDAWQQTLGQVAVSNDVATDPTGDLEKIFYTSLYRMNLTPVNATSTDGTYRGVDGKVHQADGYTHYDGWGTWDDFRKYSIMAYLYPGVYDDEVQSLVDLFDADANTGNASLSSLVQSVPTVRFERASIVIADAIAKGVHLDGLAKAYPAIAANENQYSASATALGYLPSDPGNTVAASYDDYAMSVIAQQVGNTADATMYAKRAGNYANVIKPGGATLADGTQVGLLASKDASGAFGNDDPTAFQAAKLYQGTLWQFNWYPSQDLAGLIKDMGGTAAAADALSNYFGEEAPDDGTKMLKSNANEVDLQTPYLFNYVGEPAKTQKWVRDLYTKETWQNYIATGQTDNNTPPSSNGQLTPPIKQKVFQNTPDGFLPTMDDDTGAMSSTFVAAAVGLYPVTAGTTQYQVGSPFFPRVDITHPDGTSFTVTADGVSSDDYYIQSATLDGKAYGNTWVDYSALVGNGTFAATMGSQPSTWGTQGAAPFSMSTAAATQPAGATVTSDVTSLTADASGGVDGDLHLTLAGATFAGTDGEDFTADGQVEVTGLPDGVTAKVIRASATTLTVHVSGTLPSQQKAKFAVQLRDAALAGGVTADQVTGTGLDSRDPFTILVTGRWRAQLQSDYAEARLVVQGGYTNATYAAFVTARDTARTVLATDSATDDQLQDADSDLSAAMNALVLSGGGLGQMQAVDYDLQSTGFDQDINKEGDHIGQVRPGSWIAFQGVSFPADDVPDQISVAYQGASNDGYANAAVEVRVGSPTGTLVATVATPPTATGFSLTKTATATITDKAALAGANTIYFVFTGSNADGSTALHWVANVYWLQFANSADTAPVDNNVVLTPDGRTDWGGDGVSVGSNTLKTETDTASGASFTAIANTHNGDWVHWAGVNFDHAATQLKVHYIANSTRVPADANIDVYLDSRSGTPLVNVPLPATGTTWSSDGTATVNLPSPVSGTHDVYIVMHATYSSALPYVGNIGDLTFVAPTDNTDSVSIPAVNYTAWSGTPLKTETSTLTSGSVQDVGGTSDGAWLEYDGISFNKTVTSVSVRYVNNSTRDGANSRVDVYLDSMTGTPVASVPLPYTGTTWSVDGKATLTLPAVLTGQHNVFVVMHTTPVSGLPNYVANLISFTFNYGVDKTGLQSLYDTEKPLLTQGASYVDIDFTSFTAAMAQAASVLDDDAAVGSDISAATRLLTQAAAQLETRARRGLMATVGDASAIVTKRYTDASVAALTNELTTARAMVADDTATDAAYATETTALQAAIDGLVAKATTVPQPPNAVSAAASGQTLTVVWAAPTDDGNSDLTGYTVTLTGGPAAVAPRVVGPATLSATFTNLARGYSYQVAVVATNAQGDSPAATYSASVPIAALVPADPDAPSVSVSGSAVTVTWTAPVDNGSPITGYSVRLGGGTPVTVPAGTTSHTFKNVAGGDYKAAVAAINAIGTSAYTSSQSFTVLPQASVTKVSAQALSWSQVRVGWTATTASVPSVLKVTLSRNGRTVATQQVWSDVGHAVFTGLAGGTAYRATVGVLDGGATLGADVRTPAQPHVRSHAVKITGKARVGSRLKVHLSRGSWSAGTHFTYEWTVNGKKVGTGAKLKVKATYAGKRIKVKVTGSSSGLLPTVVTSAAVKVRR from the coding sequence GTGCCTCGCCTGCTCCGCCCGCTCATCGCCGCGACCACCCTGGTCACGGTCGGCGGACTCGCCCTGACGCCCGTAGCAGCGCACGCCGCGGGCCCCCTGTCCGCGGTCGCGGCGACCGCCACCGACCCCAGCGCGGACGCCACCACCCAGGTCAACCCGTTCATGTCGACCCAGGGCGACCACGGTCAGAACCTGCCGGGCGCCGAGGCTCCCCACGGGCTGGCCAAGCCGAACCCGCTCACCTCGCCGAAGGGGTCGGCGCACTCGGGCTACGACTACGGGGCGTCCAAGATCGCGGGCTTCACGCTGACCAACCTCGACGGCGTCGGCGGCTCGGGCGGCGGCGGCGACCTGCTGGTGGTGCCGACCTACCAGAGCTACACCAGCAGGCCTGACACGAGCACCTACGCGCTGCCCTTCTCGCACACCGACGAGACCGCCACGCCGGGCTACTACCAGGTGGGGCTGCAGGCCTCGCAGGGCACCATCGACGCGCAGCTCACCGCCACGGTGCGCAGCGGCCTGGAGAAGTTCACCTTCCCGGCCGCCGGCCGGACCTCGCTGGTCTTCGACCTGGCGAACAACTTCACCGGCCGCAACGCCTCCGACCTCAGCGTGACCACGCTGGCGGACGGGCGTGCCGAGCTCAGCGGAGACGTCGTCGGGAACTTCAACGGCAACACCTACAAGCTCTACTTCGACTCGGTCACCGACACGCCGGTCGCCGGCGTGAAGACCTGGGGCTCCGCGGGCGGCGCCCTGACCTCGGCCACGGAGCGCTCGGGCACCGACACCGGTGCGGTGATGAGCTTCGACGTCAGCGCCGGGCAGTCGGTCCAGCTGACCACCACGCTCTCCCCGATCAGCGTGGCCCAGGCCAAGCGCGACCGGGCGGCCGAGCTGACGGGCGCGTCGTTCGACGACGTCGAGCAGGCGACGCACGACGCGTGGCAGCAGACCCTCGGGCAGGTCGCGGTCAGCAACGACGTCGCCACCGATCCGACGGGCGACCTGGAGAAGATCTTCTACACCAGCCTCTACCGGATGAATCTGACGCCGGTGAACGCGACCAGCACCGACGGCACCTACCGCGGCGTGGACGGGAAGGTGCACCAGGCCGACGGCTACACCCACTACGACGGGTGGGGCACGTGGGACGACTTCCGCAAGTACTCGATCATGGCGTACCTGTATCCGGGCGTGTACGACGACGAGGTGCAGTCGCTGGTCGACCTCTTCGATGCCGATGCCAACACCGGCAACGCGTCACTGAGCAGCCTCGTGCAGTCCGTCCCGACCGTCCGCTTCGAGCGCGCCTCGATCGTGATCGCGGACGCGATCGCCAAGGGCGTCCACCTCGACGGACTGGCCAAGGCCTACCCGGCGATCGCCGCCAACGAGAACCAGTACAGCGCCTCCGCGACAGCGCTCGGCTACCTCCCCAGCGACCCCGGCAACACCGTCGCGGCGTCGTACGACGACTACGCCATGTCGGTGATCGCCCAGCAGGTCGGCAACACCGCCGACGCCACCATGTACGCCAAGCGCGCCGGCAACTACGCCAACGTGATCAAGCCGGGGGGCGCCACGCTGGCCGACGGCACCCAGGTCGGCCTGCTGGCTTCCAAGGACGCCTCCGGCGCCTTCGGCAACGACGACCCCACCGCCTTCCAGGCGGCGAAGCTCTACCAGGGCACGCTGTGGCAGTTCAACTGGTACCCGTCGCAGGACCTGGCGGGCCTGATCAAGGACATGGGCGGCACCGCCGCCGCGGCGGACGCGCTGAGCAACTACTTCGGCGAGGAGGCGCCCGACGACGGCACCAAGATGCTGAAGTCGAACGCGAACGAGGTCGACCTGCAGACGCCGTACCTGTTCAACTATGTCGGTGAGCCGGCCAAGACCCAGAAGTGGGTCCGCGACCTGTACACCAAGGAGACCTGGCAGAACTACATCGCGACCGGCCAGACCGACAACAACACCCCGCCGTCGTCGAACGGGCAGCTGACGCCGCCGATCAAGCAGAAGGTCTTCCAGAACACCCCCGACGGCTTCCTGCCCACGATGGACGACGACACCGGCGCCATGTCCTCGACGTTCGTCGCGGCAGCGGTCGGGCTCTACCCGGTGACCGCCGGCACCACGCAGTACCAGGTCGGCTCGCCGTTCTTCCCGCGTGTCGACATCACCCACCCCGACGGCACCAGCTTCACCGTGACCGCCGACGGCGTCTCCTCCGACGACTACTACATCCAGTCGGCGACGCTCGACGGCAAGGCCTACGGCAACACCTGGGTCGACTACTCCGCGCTGGTCGGCAACGGCACCTTCGCCGCCACCATGGGCTCCCAGCCCTCGACCTGGGGCACGCAGGGGGCCGCGCCGTTCTCGATGAGTACGGCGGCAGCCACCCAGCCCGCGGGCGCCACCGTGACCTCCGACGTCACCAGCCTCACCGCTGACGCGAGTGGGGGAGTCGACGGCGACCTCCACCTGACCCTTGCGGGAGCGACCTTCGCCGGCACCGACGGCGAGGACTTCACCGCCGACGGCCAGGTCGAGGTCACCGGGCTACCCGACGGAGTCACCGCCAAGGTCATCCGCGCCAGCGCCACCACGCTGACGGTGCACGTCTCCGGAACGCTTCCAAGCCAGCAGAAGGCGAAGTTCGCCGTCCAGCTGCGGGATGCCGCGCTGGCTGGCGGGGTCACCGCCGATCAGGTCACCGGCACCGGCCTCGACAGCCGCGACCCGTTCACCATCCTGGTCACCGGGCGCTGGCGCGCCCAGCTGCAGAGCGACTACGCCGAGGCCCGATTGGTGGTCCAGGGCGGTTACACCAACGCGACGTACGCCGCCTTCGTGACAGCCCGCGACACCGCCAGGACCGTGCTGGCGACCGACTCGGCGACCGACGACCAGCTCCAGGACGCCGACTCGGACCTCTCAGCGGCGATGAACGCCCTCGTGCTGAGCGGAGGTGGCCTGGGCCAGATGCAGGCCGTGGACTACGACCTGCAGTCCACCGGGTTCGACCAGGACATCAACAAGGAGGGAGACCACATCGGTCAGGTGCGTCCCGGCTCGTGGATCGCCTTCCAGGGCGTCTCGTTCCCGGCCGACGACGTGCCCGATCAGATCTCGGTCGCCTACCAGGGCGCCTCGAACGACGGCTATGCCAATGCGGCTGTCGAGGTCCGGGTCGGCTCGCCGACCGGCACCTTGGTCGCGACGGTCGCCACCCCGCCCACCGCGACCGGCTTCAGCCTGACCAAGACCGCGACGGCGACCATCACGGACAAGGCCGCGCTCGCCGGCGCCAACACGATCTACTTCGTCTTCACCGGTTCCAACGCCGACGGGTCCACGGCGTTGCACTGGGTGGCCAACGTCTACTGGCTGCAGTTCGCCAACAGCGCTGACACCGCGCCCGTCGACAACAACGTCGTGCTCACCCCCGACGGCCGCACCGACTGGGGCGGTGACGGGGTGAGCGTCGGCAGCAACACCCTGAAGACCGAGACCGACACGGCCTCCGGGGCCAGCTTCACCGCCATCGCCAACACCCACAACGGCGACTGGGTCCACTGGGCGGGGGTCAACTTCGACCACGCCGCCACCCAGCTCAAGGTGCATTACATCGCCAACTCGACCCGGGTCCCGGCCGACGCCAACATCGACGTCTACCTCGACTCGAGGTCGGGCACCCCGCTGGTCAACGTCCCGCTGCCGGCCACCGGGACGACATGGTCCAGCGACGGCACCGCCACGGTGAACCTGCCCAGCCCTGTCAGCGGCACGCACGACGTCTACATCGTCATGCACGCCACCTACAGCAGTGCACTGCCCTACGTCGGCAACATCGGCGACCTGACGTTCGTCGCGCCGACCGACAACACCGACAGCGTCTCGATCCCGGCCGTCAACTACACCGCGTGGAGCGGGACCCCGCTGAAGACCGAGACCAGCACCCTCACCAGCGGCAGTGTCCAGGACGTCGGCGGCACCTCCGACGGCGCCTGGCTGGAGTACGACGGCATCAGCTTCAACAAGACGGTGACCTCGGTGTCGGTCCGCTACGTGAACAACTCCACCCGTGACGGAGCCAACTCCCGGGTCGACGTCTATCTGGACTCGATGACCGGCACTCCCGTGGCCTCGGTCCCGTTGCCGTACACCGGTACGACGTGGAGCGTCGACGGCAAGGCGACGCTGACGCTTCCCGCCGTCCTGACCGGCCAGCACAACGTCTTCGTCGTCATGCACACCACCCCGGTCAGCGGCCTGCCCAACTACGTCGCGAACCTGATCTCCTTCACCTTCAACTACGGGGTCGACAAGACCGGCCTGCAGTCGCTGTACGACACCGAGAAGCCGCTGCTGACCCAGGGCGCCTCCTACGTCGACATCGACTTCACGTCCTTCACCGCCGCCATGGCGCAGGCGGCGAGCGTCCTCGACGACGACGCTGCGGTGGGCTCCGACATCAGCGCCGCGACCCGGCTCCTGACGCAGGCCGCCGCCCAGCTCGAGACCCGAGCACGACGTGGGCTGATGGCGACGGTCGGCGACGCGTCGGCCATCGTGACCAAGCGCTACACCGACGCGTCCGTGGCCGCCCTCACCAACGAGCTCACCACAGCCCGGGCGATGGTGGCGGACGACACCGCCACCGACGCCGCCTACGCCACCGAGACGACCGCCCTCCAGGCGGCCATCGACGGGCTGGTCGCCAAGGCGACGACGGTGCCCCAGCCGCCGAACGCCGTCTCGGCCGCCGCCAGCGGTCAGACGCTGACGGTCGTGTGGGCGGCTCCGACCGATGACGGCAACTCCGACCTCACCGGCTACACCGTCACCCTCACCGGCGGTCCCGCGGCGGTCGCGCCGCGGGTGGTCGGGCCGGCCACGCTGAGCGCCACCTTCACCAACCTGGCGCGCGGGTACTCCTATCAGGTCGCGGTGGTGGCGACCAACGCCCAGGGCGACTCGCCGGCCGCCACCTACAGTGCGTCGGTGCCGATCGCCGCGCTGGTGCCGGCCGACCCCGACGCTCCGTCGGTCTCGGTCTCCGGCTCGGCCGTGACGGTGACCTGGACCGCTCCGGTGGACAACGGGTCGCCCATCACCGGCTACTCGGTGCGTCTCGGCGGTGGCACGCCCGTCACCGTCCCGGCCGGCACCACCAGCCACACGTTCAAGAACGTGGCCGGCGGTGACTACAAGGCGGCCGTCGCGGCGATCAACGCCATCGGCACGTCGGCGTACACCTCCTCGCAGTCGTTCACGGTGCTGCCGCAGGCATCGGTCACCAAGGTGAGCGCCCAGGCGCTGTCCTGGTCGCAGGTGCGGGTGGGCTGGACGGCCACCACCGCCTCGGTCCCGTCGGTCCTGAAGGTGACGCTGAGCCGGAACGGCCGGACCGTCGCGACCCAGCAGGTCTGGTCCGACGTCGGGCACGCGGTCTTCACCGGACTGGCCGGCGGGACGGCGTACCGAGCGACCGTGGGCGTCCTGGACGGCGGTGCCACCCTGGGTGCCGACGTCCGGACGCCGGCCCAGCCCCACGTGCGGAGCCATGCCGTCAAGATCACGGGCAAGGCCCGGGTCGGCAGCAGGCTGAAGGTCCACCTGTCCCGGGGCTCGTGGTCGGCCGGCACGCACTTCACCTACGAGTGGACGGTGAACGGCAAGAAGGTCGGCACCGGAGCCAAGCTGAAGGTGAAGGCGACGTACGCCGGCAAGCGGATCAAGGTGAAGGTCACCGGCTCGAGCAGCGGCCTGCTGCCGACGGTCGTGACCAGTGCGGCGGTGAAGGTCAGGCGCTGA
- a CDS encoding BMP family lipoprotein produces the protein MRHVAKTLAAMGAVALIAAGCSSKADNNASDSNASGSSSAGASTSASGAKIKACMVLDTGGVDDKSFNQSSWDGLQAAAKANPNITPSYVASNTSNDYTPNLTAQTNASCNTIIAVGGLMADNVKKIATANPNQHYAEIDNPSTASNVYGLEFNTAQGGFLGGYLAAAMSKSGTVGTWGGLNIPPVTIYMDGFWEGVQYYNQQMKKNVKVLGWDEKNQKGGTFAGSFTDQNKGKSITQAMIQQGADIIFPVAGGSGLGAGAAAEASGGKVNLIWVDTDGYESAAQYGKYFITSVTKGLSQSVQDYMKQVGSGTYPTGNYVGTLQNGGTGLAPFHDFDSKVPQDVKDALSKITSDIESGAIKITSPSQPQ, from the coding sequence TTGCGTCACGTTGCCAAGACCCTTGCCGCGATGGGCGCCGTCGCGCTGATCGCGGCCGGCTGTTCCAGCAAGGCCGACAACAACGCCTCGGACAGCAACGCCTCGGGCAGCTCGAGCGCGGGCGCCTCGACCAGCGCCAGCGGCGCCAAGATCAAGGCCTGCATGGTCCTCGACACCGGCGGTGTCGACGACAAGTCGTTCAACCAGTCCTCCTGGGACGGCCTGCAGGCCGCCGCCAAGGCCAACCCCAACATCACCCCGTCGTACGTCGCCTCGAACACGAGCAACGACTACACGCCCAACCTGACCGCGCAGACCAACGCCAGCTGCAACACGATCATCGCCGTGGGCGGCCTGATGGCCGACAACGTCAAGAAGATCGCGACGGCCAACCCGAACCAGCACTACGCCGAGATCGACAACCCGTCGACCGCCAGCAACGTCTACGGCCTCGAGTTCAACACCGCCCAGGGCGGCTTCCTCGGTGGCTACCTCGCCGCGGCGATGAGCAAGTCCGGCACCGTCGGCACCTGGGGCGGGCTCAACATCCCGCCGGTGACGATCTACATGGACGGCTTCTGGGAGGGCGTCCAGTACTACAACCAGCAGATGAAGAAGAACGTCAAGGTGCTCGGCTGGGACGAGAAGAACCAGAAGGGCGGCACCTTCGCCGGTTCCTTCACCGACCAGAACAAGGGCAAGTCGATCACCCAGGCGATGATCCAGCAGGGCGCCGACATCATCTTCCCGGTCGCCGGCGGCTCGGGTCTGGGCGCGGGTGCCGCGGCGGAGGCCTCGGGCGGCAAGGTCAACCTGATCTGGGTCGACACCGACGGCTACGAGAGCGCCGCGCAGTACGGCAAGTACTTCATCACCTCGGTGACCAAGGGTCTGTCCCAGTCGGTGCAGGACTACATGAAGCAGGTCGGCAGCGGGACCTACCCGACGGGCAACTACGTCGGCACCCTGCAGAACGGCGGCACCGGTCTGGCGCCGTTCCACGACTTCGACTCCAAGGTCCCGCAGGACGTCAAGGACGCGCTGAGCAAGATCACCTCCGACATCGAGTCGGGCGCCATCAAGATCACCTCGCCGAGCCAGCCTCAGTGA
- the scpA gene encoding methylmalonyl-CoA mutase encodes MRAASDAGPSGTSSSSTGSGEAWQSPEGIEIKPLYTAADVEGLDGLDTWPGLSPFLRGPYPTMYTTQPWTIRQYAGFSTAEESNAFYRRNLAAGQKGLSVAFDLATHRGYDSDHPRVRGDVGMAGVAIDSIYDTRTLFDGIPLDQMSVSMTMNGAVLPVMALYIAAAEEQGVKPEQLSGTIQNDILKEFMVRNTYIYPPVPSMRIISDIFAFTSTRMPRFNSISISGYHMQEAGATADLELAYTLADGVEYIRAGLAAGMDVDAFAPRLSFFWAIGMNFFMEVAKMRAARALWSRLVRQFDPSNPKSLSLRTHSQTSGWSLTAQDVFNNVGRTAIEAMAATQGHTQSLHTNALDEAIALPTDFSARIARNTQLLLQQESGTTGTIDPWGGSYYVERLTHDLAERAWAHIQEAEAAGGMAKAIEQGIPKMRIEEAAARTQARIDSGQQKVIGVNTFRLPAEDPLEVLKVDNDEVYRQQVAKLERLRAERDDDDVRRTLEAITHAAGSGEGNLLELAVDAARAKATVGEISDAMEKVWGRHQAVIRTISGVYRDEAGEAGNVAAVLAATEEFEEAEGRRPRILVAKMGQDGHDRGQKVVVSAFADLGFDVDVGPLFSTPEEVAQQAVDADVHIVGVSSLAAGHLTLLPALKQALAEQGRPDIMIVIGGVIPPDDVPTLREMGASAVFLPGTVIADSALDLLARLREQLDV; translated from the coding sequence CTGCGCGCCGCCTCCGACGCCGGGCCGAGCGGGACGTCCAGCTCCTCGACCGGGTCGGGGGAGGCGTGGCAGAGTCCCGAGGGCATCGAGATCAAGCCGCTCTACACCGCCGCCGACGTCGAGGGCCTCGACGGTCTGGACACCTGGCCCGGCCTCTCGCCGTTCCTGCGTGGCCCGTACCCGACGATGTACACCACCCAGCCGTGGACCATCCGGCAGTACGCCGGGTTCTCCACCGCCGAGGAGTCCAACGCGTTCTACCGCCGCAACCTCGCGGCCGGTCAGAAGGGGCTCTCGGTCGCGTTCGACCTGGCCACCCACCGCGGCTACGACTCCGACCACCCGCGGGTGCGCGGGGATGTCGGCATGGCGGGGGTGGCGATCGACTCGATCTACGACACCCGCACGCTGTTCGACGGGATCCCGCTGGACCAGATGTCGGTCTCGATGACGATGAACGGCGCGGTGCTGCCGGTGATGGCGCTCTACATCGCGGCTGCCGAGGAGCAGGGGGTGAAGCCGGAGCAGCTCTCGGGGACGATCCAGAACGACATCCTCAAGGAGTTCATGGTCCGCAACACCTATATCTACCCGCCGGTGCCCTCGATGCGGATCATCTCCGACATCTTCGCCTTCACCTCGACGAGGATGCCGCGGTTCAACTCCATCTCCATCTCCGGCTACCACATGCAGGAGGCCGGAGCGACGGCCGACCTCGAGCTCGCCTACACGCTGGCCGACGGCGTGGAGTACATCCGCGCCGGTCTGGCGGCCGGCATGGACGTCGATGCCTTCGCGCCGCGGCTGTCGTTCTTCTGGGCGATCGGGATGAACTTCTTCATGGAGGTCGCCAAGATGCGCGCCGCCCGCGCGCTGTGGTCGCGGCTGGTGCGCCAGTTCGATCCGTCGAACCCCAAGTCGCTGAGCCTGCGCACCCACTCCCAGACCTCCGGCTGGTCGCTGACGGCCCAGGACGTCTTCAACAACGTCGGCCGCACCGCGATCGAGGCGATGGCCGCGACCCAGGGACACACCCAGTCGCTGCACACCAACGCCCTCGACGAGGCGATCGCGCTGCCGACCGACTTCTCCGCGCGCATCGCCCGCAACACCCAGCTCCTGCTGCAGCAGGAGAGCGGGACCACCGGCACCATCGACCCGTGGGGCGGCTCCTACTACGTGGAGCGGCTCACCCACGACCTGGCCGAGCGCGCCTGGGCGCACATCCAGGAGGCGGAGGCGGCAGGCGGTATGGCCAAGGCCATCGAGCAGGGCATCCCGAAGATGCGCATCGAGGAGGCCGCCGCCCGCACCCAGGCCCGGATCGACTCCGGTCAGCAGAAGGTGATCGGCGTCAACACGTTCCGGCTGCCGGCCGAGGACCCGCTCGAGGTCCTCAAGGTCGACAACGACGAGGTCTACCGCCAGCAGGTGGCGAAGCTGGAGCGGCTGCGCGCCGAGCGCGACGACGACGACGTACGGCGCACCCTGGAGGCGATCACGCACGCCGCCGGCTCCGGCGAGGGCAACCTCCTCGAGCTCGCCGTCGACGCCGCGCGTGCCAAGGCCACCGTCGGTGAGATCAGCGACGCGATGGAGAAGGTGTGGGGCCGGCACCAGGCGGTGATCCGTACGATCTCCGGCGTGTACCGCGACGAGGCCGGCGAGGCCGGCAACGTCGCCGCCGTGCTGGCGGCGACCGAGGAGTTCGAGGAGGCCGAGGGCCGTCGCCCGCGCATCCTGGTGGCCAAGATGGGCCAGGACGGGCACGACCGCGGCCAGAAGGTCGTCGTCTCCGCGTTCGCCGACCTCGGCTTCGACGTCGACGTAGGCCCGCTGTTCTCCACCCCCGAGGAGGTCGCCCAGCAGGCGGTGGACGCCGACGTCCACATCGTGGGGGTCTCCTCGCTCGCGGCCGGGCACCTCACGCTGCTGCCGGCGCTCAAGCAGGCGCTGGCCGAGCAGGGCCGGCCGGACATCATGATCGTCATCGGCGGTGTGATCCCGCCCGACGACGTACCCACCCTGCGGGAAATGGGTGCTTCGGCGGTCTTCCTGCCCGGCACCGTCATCGCCGACTCCGCGCTCGATCTCCTCGCCCGGCTGCGCGAGCAGCTGGACGTCTGA